Proteins encoded by one window of Pseudomonas sp. LS44:
- the astA gene encoding arginine N-succinyltransferase: MIVRPVRSADLPALIDLARSTGAGLTTLPANEERLAHRVGWAEKTFRGEAGRADADYLFVLENDDGQVIGISAVAGAVGLREPWYNYRVGLTVSASQELQIHREIPTLFLANDLTGNSELCSLFLHAGYRSGSNGRLLSKARMLFIAEFRQLFGDKVIAEMRGMSDENGRSPFWESLGRHFFKMEFSRADYLTGVGNKAFIAELMPKFPLYTCFLSEEARNVIGRVHPDTEPALAMLKGEGFSYQGYVDIFDAGPAIEVETDKIRAVRDSQALILAVGTPGDDAPIFLIHNRKREDCRITAAPARLAAGTLVVDAQVAKRLQLRAGDQVRAVALSARESV; encoded by the coding sequence ATGATCGTTCGTCCCGTCCGTAGTGCCGATTTGCCGGCGCTGATCGACCTGGCCCGCAGCACTGGCGCCGGCCTGACCACCTTGCCGGCCAACGAGGAGCGCCTCGCGCATCGAGTCGGCTGGGCGGAAAAAACCTTCCGCGGCGAAGCGGGGCGGGCCGATGCCGATTATCTGTTCGTGCTGGAAAACGACGACGGTCAGGTCATCGGCATCTCCGCGGTGGCGGGCGCCGTCGGCCTGCGTGAGCCTTGGTACAACTACCGGGTCGGCCTCACCGTCAGCGCCTCGCAGGAATTGCAGATCCACCGCGAAATTCCCACCCTGTTTCTTGCCAACGACCTGACCGGCAACTCTGAGCTGTGCTCGCTGTTCCTCCACGCCGGGTATCGCAGTGGCTCGAATGGCCGCTTGTTGTCCAAGGCCCGGATGTTGTTCATCGCCGAGTTCCGTCAGTTGTTCGGCGACAAGGTGATTGCCGAAATGCGCGGCATGTCCGACGAGAACGGCCGTTCGCCGTTCTGGGAAAGCCTCGGTCGGCACTTCTTCAAGATGGAATTCTCCCGCGCCGATTACCTGACCGGGGTTGGCAACAAGGCCTTCATCGCCGAGTTGATGCCGAAGTTCCCGCTCTACACCTGCTTCCTCTCGGAGGAGGCGCGCAACGTCATCGGCCGCGTGCATCCGGACACCGAGCCAGCGCTGGCGATGCTCAAGGGTGAGGGTTTCAGCTACCAGGGCTATGTCGATATCTTCGACGCCGGCCCGGCCATCGAGGTGGAAACCGACAAGATCCGCGCGGTGCGCGATAGCCAGGCGCTGATTCTGGCGGTCGGTACTCCGGGCGACGATGCGCCGATTTTCTTGATCCATAACCGCAAGCGCGAAGACTGCCGGATCACCGCGGCCCCCGCGCGTCTGGCGGCGGGCACCTTGGTGGTCGATGCGCAGGTCGCCAAACGCCTGCAATTGCGCGCCGGCGATCAGGTGCGGGCAGTGGCCTTGTCGGCCCGGGAGAGCGTGTGA